The DNA region ACATAGACACCAATACAGACATCAACTTCAACACCAACACCGTAGAACTGAATAAAAAAGACGAAATACACAACATATCACCAGTTACACATTCAGTTACATGGAAAACAAACAAATCACATTAAACTcttaaataaacagaaaatataTCCACATACCACTTTTGCCTGCTTGTGAGCTAAGAGAGGGGGTTATATCTTGAATTTTCTTGGTTGGATGGCATATGATATAGATAGAAACACTCTTAAGTTAGCAATGCTTACATTGCTCCATCTCTTCATGTGGTTAACAAAACAGGAAGTGACAAACCAGGAAGTGACATATAAAGGCATGATGggagtaaaataaaataaccaaTAATCTcttagaaaaaataaatcttgcTCAAATAAACATCAATTCAGTATAGAAACACAATAAACATtagaaaataatcaaaatatcaaaatacacaaaattaaattaaccAAAAGTTACTTGTGTAAATGAGTGCTAAGGTACATAAATGCCATCTAGtggaaaataaacattaaacataaaaaactttgtGACAGCAAATACACTCCCACCATCACACAATGTGTGATTCTTAATCAAAGTTCTGAATGTTCAAGTAAATCAGCAGGAACTTACACACACCAAGGGGAAACATCGTATACACATTAGCATACATGTATTCTTATCAAACTTAACCCTTTAATCAGCTTCAAGAAGTAACACTGTTTTGTGTATAGGTCTTTCTAGGTAGACTGGCTTACTTGTGCGTGCACCCTTACTATCTAGTGTTGAATCGCTAACAAGAAGTTTAAGTCTTCTCACCCTACCATCAGTTCCTGGGAAGACTTCTACTACTTTTGCTAGCTTCCATTGATTTCGTGGGGCCAAGTCATCTTGAAGTAGAACAATGTCATTTATCTTGGTGTTTCTCCTGCTCTTATTCCACTTACATCTTTGCTGCAAACTTAATAGATATTCCTTTCTCCACCTGGACCAAAACTCATTAGCCAAAAATTGAACTCTTTTCCATCTCTTCTGAAGATAGAGATCTTCCCTTACAAACTCTCCAGGAGGTGGTGCAATGATGGTAGGCTTCATTGTAAGTATATGGTTTGGCGTCAATGGTTCTGGTCCCACAGGATCATTGATATGTTCTAAGGTCAATGGTCGACTATTTACAATTGCCATTACTTCATACATGAATGTTCTTAAGGAAGAACTGTCCAGTCTCGCTGCAGACTGGTCTAGAATGGACGTCAGTACACTCCTTACAGTACGGATCTGTCTCTCCCAGACACCACCCATGTGACTGGAAGCGGGTGGGTTCATGACAAAGGTACAGCCTAACTCCTTCACACGTTTTTGGTCCATTTGCTTCATCAACTCTAGGAACTCTCTCTTTGCACCAATAAAGTTGGTACCTTGATCACTATGCAGCTGACTTACATTGCCACGTATAGAAATAAAGCAACGCAGTGCATTAAGAAAGGCATCAGTGCTAAGATCATCCAGCACCTCAAGATGAACAGCACGAGAACACATGCAGGTGAACAAGAGTCCGTATCTCTTCAACTCTCTCCTTCCCTCTTTAACATAAAATGGTCCGAAGCAGTCCATGCCACTGTAAGTAAACGGAGGTGTAGCTTCCATCCTTTCCGGTGGCAGGTCAGCCATCTTTTGCTCCTGATTGCATTTCCTTAGCTTCCTACACTTAATGCATTTGTAGATGAAAGATGATACTTCACTACTGCATCCCAGGATCCAAACACCATTGGACCGGATTTCATTGATGGTCATGCCACGATCTTGATGTTGTACCTTCTCATGGAAGTGTTTGATGAGTAAATGAGATACATGATGCTTTTTAGGAAGAATGGCTGGATGCTTGATATGAGGGTGAAGTTCTGCCTTTGTCAATCTGCCTCCAACCCGTAAGATATCATGATCATCGATAAATGGACTTAACTTGTAAAGCTTGTTATTTGAATGAACTTCTTTCCCTTGTCTTAGTGACTTGATTTCGTCACTGAACACTTCTTCTTGGACCATATGAATTATGAATTGTTCAGCATTCATTCTTTCTTCAAGTGTTGTGGATTTGTTTGATCTTTCTTCCAAACCTTTTACACCGCTTACATAACGTTTGAGTCTTGCTATAGCTTTCACTGCTCTCTTCCAATCTGAAAACCCTCGTAGGCGATCTGAAAGAGACCATTCTTCATTTGCCTTTACCATAAGAACCTGTGCCCTTTTGATCTCTGGGTCTCCATCATCAATTTCTCCCACCATAATGTCTCCCTTAGGCAGTTCTTTTTGCCATAGAAAACTTGGACCAGTAAACCAATTCGAGCCCATAAGTTCCTTTACGGTGAGTCCACGAGAGGCATGATCCGCTGGGTTTTGATCTGAAGCAACATATCCCCATTGGCAAGGCTTAGTGCTTGTCCTGATCTGCTGAATTCGATTGGAGACAAATACATGGAACCGTCGTGCATCATTGTTAATATAACCAAGGACAACCTTGGAGTCGGTCCAGTAGTATTCACCAATGACATCCAATTCTAGTTCTCTTTTGAGCAGATCACCAATCCTTGTGGCGACCACTGCAGCTGAGAGCTCCAACCTGGGGATTGTCGTTACCTTTGTTGGGGCAACCCTAGCTTTACCCATAACAAGAGTGCAGTAGACTTCTCCAGACTTGTTTACAGATCTAAGATATGAACCTACTCCATAGCCTGACACACTGgcgtctgaaaaatgatgtaGCTCATATTGCTGGACATCCTTGAATGATGATGGCACATAACAACGTGCAATCTTTACCAAAGACAGGTTATGAAGGTCTCGCAGCCAAGCTTCCCAATGCAGCTTGAGGTCATCAGGAAGTGGTTCGTCCCAGCCCGTCTTGTCTTGACACATCCTTTGTAAGATTCTTTTCCCAACTAGAATGAAGGGAGCGATGAATCCAAGAGGATCAAAAATGGAAGCAACTGTAGACAAGACTCCTCTTCTAGTAAAAGGTTTTTCCTTTACTTGCACTCTGAAATGAAACTTGTCTGAAGTTATGCACCACTGAATTCCGAGCACTCTTTCTACTTTAGGTTGTTCTCCTAGGGCCAAGTCAAAGTCAGTCGCACCTTCAGTACATTCCCCCTTTGGAATTGTGGCAGTCACTTTCTTGCTGTTGGTGATGAATTTATGCAAGCGGAGCTTACCAGTATTGCAGAGATCCCTAGCTTCCTTTACAAGCTGGATTGCCTCTGCTTCAGTGTCCACACTTGCTAAGCCATCGTCCACATAAAAATTACGCTGTATAAACTTTACTGTGGCTTGACTAAACTTGCCTTCACCTTGCGCAGCAAGATACTTGAGCCCAAAATTTGCACATCCAGGTGAGGAGGCAGCTCCAAACAAGTGGACTCTCATCCGAAAAACTGTTGGTGGGGTTTCCATGTTGCCTTCCTCCCACCATAAGAACCTGAGATAATCCCGATCCTTAGGAGCAACATAAAACTGGTGGAACATACGCTCAACATCGCACATAATGGCTAATTGCCCCTTTCGGAAACGACACAAGACCCCAACAAGAGTATTTCTACTTTAGGTTGTTCTCCTATGGCCAAGTCAAAGTCAGTCGCACAGTCAGTAGATGTTCATTCAGAGAAGTATTCTGAAATCTTGCAGAGCAATCAAAGACAATGCGAATCTTGCCTGGCTTCTGCGGGTTGTAAACCCCATGATGAGGTATATACCATACTGGCTGATTGTTTAACTGCATCTCTGGAACCTTTTCAGCATCGCCTCTTGCTATTATGTCTTTCATGAAAGCCAAGTAGTCCTTGTGGTATTGCTCATCCCTCTTTAAACGCTTCTCTAAGGATTTGAGTCTATGCTCTGCACACGCTTTGTTGTTTGGCAATTCTGGTCTCTCGCCCTTAAATGGCAATGGCATCTGATAGTGTCCATCTTGCGTTTGCTTAATGCCTTTGTTTAACTTTGCCAAAAACCTTAAGTCTTCTTGTGATGTAGAGACTTCCTCATTCTTCCTTTCAATGAAGTCAGACTCAAAAACTTTCAGTACCTCTGCTGGAGTGATCATTTCCTTAACCTTGTTCCTGTGTATAAAACAGACTTCAGACTTGAGCTTGTGAGATCTTTCACCAGCTGGTAGAACTTGCTTTAAGATAATCCTGTGACTCACACCAACTTCATCTTCATAGTTCTGCCTGTCATAATGGTTGTATCCAATGATACTCCAACCCAACACAGATCTTTGTGCAAACGGCTGATCTTCGTTACCGCTGAGAACATCTCTGGGGAGTAAGGCTTGAGGACAGTTATAGCCTATTAGCAAACCTACTTCACAGTCAAGTGCAGGAGCCATTTCATCTGCCAGATGTTCTAGATGAGGCCAATTCTTGGCGGTTTCACATGTTGGTATATGAGATCTATTGACAGGTATGTAGTCTCTAGTGTAGGTTGTTGGAAGTTTAATTTTCACTTCAGATTGAATTCCTCTTACTTGTAGTCCATTCAATTTGTGACTAGACACAACCTTTGTTTTGGACGTTATTGTAGAAATCTTGAGTTTGACTGGTTCTTTCTTTATACCAAGTGTCTCAGCTGTATTCTTTAGAATGAAAGTAGTGTCACTCTGTGTATCGAGCAAGGCGTACACTAAAATCTCCTTCCTTGGTTCAGCTGTTGTTGAGACATATACTGGAATGATCGATGAAGTATGAGTGTTGTTCCTTTCTTGAACTACTCTATTTGAAATCACAGGCTTTGACTCTTGTACCTTCTGTGATTCAACTGTTCTGTCTGCAGATCCGTGATTGACCTTTGATTGATCTTGAATGATTCTAGATCCTTGTCCTAGGTATTTATTTACACGATCCTGATGTAGGCATGTTGG from Paramisgurnus dabryanus chromosome 8, PD_genome_1.1, whole genome shotgun sequence includes:
- the LOC135771285 gene encoding uncharacterized protein, translated to MCDVERMFHQFYVAPKDRDYLRFLWWEEGNMETPPTVFRMRVHLFGAASSPGCANFGLKYLAAQGEGKFSQATVKFIQRNFYVDDGLASVDTEAEAIQLVKEARDLCNTGKLRLHKFITNSKKVTATIPKGECTEGATDFDLALGEQPKVERVLGIQWCITSDKFHFRVQVKEKPFTRRGVLSTVASIFDPLGFIAPFILVGKRILQRMCQDKTGWDEPLPDDLKLHWEAWLRDLHNLSLVKIARCYVPSSFKDVQQYELHHFSDASVSGYGVGSYLRSVNKSGEVYCTLVMGKARVAPTKVTTIPRLELSAAVVATRIGDLLKRELELDVIGEYYWTDSKVVLGYINNDARRFHVFVSNRIQQIRTSTKPCQWGYVASDQNPADHASRGLTVKELMGSNWFTGPSFLWQKELPKGDIMVGEIDDGDPEIKRAQVLMVKANEEWSLSDRLRGFSDWKRAVKAIARLKRYVSGVKGLEERSNKSTTLEERMNAEQFIIHMVQEEVFSDEIKSLRQGKEVHSNNKLYKLSPFIDDHDILRVGGRLTKAELHPHIKHPAILPKKHHVSHLLIKHFHEKVQHQDRGMTINEIRSNGVWILGCSSEVSSFIYKCIKCRKLRKCNQEQKMADLPPERMEATPPFTYSGMDCFGPFYVKEGRRELKRYGLLFTCMCSRAVHLEVLDDLSTDAFLNALRCFISIRGNVSQLHSDQGTNFIGAKREFLELMKQMDQKRVKELGCTFVMNPPASSHMGGVWERQIRTVRSVLTSILDQSAARLDSSSLRTFMYEVMAIVNSRPLTLEHINDPVGPEPLTPNHILTMKPTIIAPPPGEFVREDLYLQKRWKRVQFLANEFWSRWRKEYLLSLQQRCKWNKSRRNTKINDIVLLQDDLAPRNQWKLAKVVEVFPGTDGRVRRLKLLVSDSTLDSKGARTSKPVYLERPIHKTVLLLEAD